The sequence ACGATTGTGCTCGTGCTGGCCGTCAGCTATTTCACCGGAGCCAATCCCCTCACCGTCTTCAACATGATCAACGGGGTCCAGAGCGTGACTGAGACTATGTCGCCGTCGGCCCCATCGGAGTCCGGACCTGTCGGCGCGCCAAGCGACCAACTCGGCAGATTTGCCTCGGTCGTCCTCGCCGATACCGAAACCACCTGGCGCATGCTCCTCGGTCCCCGTTACGAAGACCCGCGTATGGTACTGTTCACCGGCGCCGTCCAATCCGCTTGCGGCACAACCTCTTCGGCCGTCGGTCCCTTCTATTGCCCCAACGACCACCGGGTATATCTCGATCTTGCATTTTTCGACGAGATGGCGCATCGTTTGGGAGCGGCTGGCGACTTCGCCCAGGCCTATGTGATCGCGCATGAGGTCGGCCATCACGTGCAAAATCTCCTCGGCGTCGCAGAGAAAGTGCATCGCCTCCAGCGACAGGTCTCCGAAGCGGAAGGAAACGCCCTTTCGGTCCGGATGGAACTTCAGGCCGACTGTTATGCTGGCGTGTGGGGATATCACGCCAAGCAAGAACGCAATTTGATCGAACCAGGAGATTTTGAGGAAGGGCTACGGGCAGCGGCGGCTATCGGAGATGATCGGCTGCAGAAAATGTCACGGGGCCACGTGCAGCCGGAAAGTTGGACCCATGGCTCATCGGAACAGCGCATGACGTGGCTCAAACGTGGGCTGGAGTCCGGTGATCCAGCCGTGTGCAACTCATTTGAGGAGAGTCGATTATGAGCGCCGTACAAAGCTCAGCTCACAGCGGGTTCTTTGGGAAGACCTTCGGCACAATTCTCTCCAATCCTCCCTGGGCAGCGAAATCCTTTCTCGCTGCCGGTGCTACCACCGTCGCCGGGTTCGGCGCCTGGCTCAGCGACATGATGTCCCCGGCGCTCGCTCGTGGAGGAGCCAGCTTCCTTGGGGGCTTCCTTATCGGATGGGCACTTCGAAAGACCTTGATGCTCGCCTTGCTGATCACCGCCGCCTTGGCCGCGCTCGTTTTCGCTTTAAAAGCGACCGGCTGGATTCACCTGGAGTGGAATTTGATCCAAGCGGATGTGACACACACCCTCGATTGGGCGCGCGGCAA is a genomic window of Candidatus Nitrospira kreftii containing:
- a CDS encoding hypothetical protein (conserved protein of unknown function), encoding MRIEGQRGSDNVEDRRGMGPARIGGRGGLGIGTIVLVLAVSYFTGANPLTVFNMINGVQSVTETMSPSAPSESGPVGAPSDQLGRFASVVLADTETTWRMLLGPRYEDPRMVLFTGAVQSACGTTSSAVGPFYCPNDHRVYLDLAFFDEMAHRLGAAGDFAQAYVIAHEVGHHVQNLLGVAEKVHRLQRQVSEAEGNALSVRMELQADCYAGVWGYHAKQERNLIEPGDFEEGLRAAAAIGDDRLQKMSRGHVQPESWTHGSSEQRMTWLKRGLESGDPAVCNSFEESRL
- a CDS encoding hypothetical protein (conserved membrane protein of unknown function), which translates into the protein MSAVQSSAHSGFFGKTFGTILSNPPWAAKSFLAAGATTVAGFGAWLSDMMSPALARGGASFLGGFLIGWALRKTLMLALLITAALAALVFALKATGWIHLEWNLIQADVTHTLDWARGKAQGLKEIVTGYLSSIGAGAAGALFGFLRK